A region of Streptomyces paludis DNA encodes the following proteins:
- a CDS encoding PfkB family carbohydrate kinase, whose translation MERLDVIGNISRDLTRYPDHRGGSRLGGAALLLSLATTKAGRRAAPVSVLGDDLAHLPEAPGLDTLDWSAQIQAVGMSTTFDLEYDLQGELLAVGTDYGVAEGLTAHALRHVDQHPRGSYHVCCRRPLDVAAVLGRLTKNAADFSVDFFLPSAEAMIRAAASWLPRATTLFVNTAEYRLLKQAIDCGTLPEIVVTDGPRAAVVRHFGRQVASAIPPPHLPREVSGAGDTLAGTFLAHRSQGATTAQALAEATAAAARYVAAPALPIPAPRRG comes from the coding sequence GTGGAACGGCTCGACGTGATCGGCAACATCAGCCGGGACCTGACCCGCTACCCCGACCATCGCGGCGGATCCCGGCTCGGCGGCGCGGCTCTGCTCCTGTCCTTGGCGACGACAAAGGCTGGCCGCCGGGCGGCCCCGGTCTCTGTTCTCGGAGACGACCTCGCTCACCTTCCCGAGGCGCCGGGGCTGGACACGCTCGACTGGTCCGCGCAGATCCAGGCCGTCGGCATGTCCACCACCTTCGACCTGGAGTACGACCTGCAAGGCGAGCTGCTGGCGGTAGGCACGGACTACGGCGTGGCCGAGGGCCTGACCGCGCATGCGCTCAGGCACGTGGACCAGCACCCACGCGGCAGCTACCACGTCTGCTGCCGCCGCCCGCTGGACGTGGCCGCAGTCCTCGGCCGACTCACCAAGAACGCCGCCGACTTCAGTGTGGACTTCTTCCTGCCGAGCGCGGAAGCGATGATCCGCGCTGCCGCATCCTGGCTGCCGAGAGCAACCACCCTGTTCGTCAACACTGCCGAGTACCGGCTTCTGAAGCAGGCGATCGACTGCGGCACCCTCCCGGAGATCGTCGTCACCGACGGCCCCCGGGCCGCAGTCGTTCGCCACTTCGGCCGCCAGGTCGCCTCCGCCATTCCACCACCGCATCTTCCGCGCGAGGTCTCCGGCGCCGGAGACACCCTGGCCGGAACCTTCCTGGCCCATCGCTCGCAGGGTGCGACAACCGCCCAGGCTCTGGCCGAAGCAACAGCAGCCGCAGCCAGATACGTCGCGGCCCCGGCTCTGCCTATCCCCGCGCCCCGACGCGGCTGA
- a CDS encoding DUF4231 domain-containing protein produces the protein MPEIEELRTTVQELEREVAWKRRRVRLLATSLLVTLASIPSLIAWNVVFADFHAVLVAGRGFLVTVLVVGGLTVGVICMDHLIRADPLDFRTEYVPPDRYEYSLTRLRDSLDTKREELRMRSLRAQPRLMERRSMYREDTAEVLAQYGRESRHYRRVHNSLQSLIMIGSTAVTTIASFSQQDWNWQTLSVVVLGFSITLASAFSGYYKYRERSYFLRQTADAIEEELNAVMLGIGEYSQFTEEQEGEALAKFTQRVEALRNEQRRREQQLDQPAEQAGPAGPPPAV, from the coding sequence GTGCCTGAGATCGAAGAGTTACGAACGACGGTTCAGGAGCTGGAGCGCGAGGTTGCCTGGAAGCGGAGACGCGTGCGTCTTCTGGCCACTTCTCTGTTGGTCACCCTGGCGAGCATCCCCTCGCTCATCGCGTGGAACGTCGTGTTCGCCGATTTCCATGCCGTGCTTGTGGCCGGTAGAGGATTCCTCGTCACTGTGCTGGTCGTCGGCGGTCTCACGGTCGGAGTGATCTGTATGGATCACCTCATCCGGGCTGACCCGCTCGATTTCCGCACTGAGTACGTGCCACCGGATCGCTACGAGTACAGCTTGACGCGACTACGGGACAGCCTCGACACCAAGCGCGAAGAACTGCGTATGAGGAGTCTGCGGGCACAACCACGGCTGATGGAGCGTCGCAGCATGTACCGCGAGGATACGGCTGAGGTCCTTGCTCAGTACGGGCGGGAGAGCCGCCACTACCGCCGCGTCCATAACAGCTTGCAGTCCTTGATCATGATCGGATCGACCGCAGTGACTACGATCGCCTCTTTCAGCCAGCAGGACTGGAACTGGCAGACATTGTCCGTTGTGGTTCTGGGGTTCAGCATCACCCTCGCGTCCGCGTTCAGCGGCTACTACAAGTACCGCGAGCGTAGCTACTTCCTGCGGCAGACAGCTGACGCCATCGAGGAGGAACTGAATGCGGTGATGCTCGGGATCGGTGAATACAGCCAGTTCACCGAGGAGCAGGAGGGCGAGGCCCTCGCCAAGTTCACCCAGCGCGTTGAGGCGCTTCGCAACGAGCAACGGCGTCGTGAGCAGCAGCTGGACCAGCCTGCCGAACAGGCCGGTCCAGCCGGACCTCCGCCGGCTGTATGA
- a CDS encoding helix-turn-helix domain-containing protein yields the protein MTPDQWSTAFTGRIAQRLRDSRKAAGLTMAEVAQGCADRGLPEFTEHSVKNLESGRKTSITVADFVVLADVLGVPPVTLLFPLGSSATVEVLPGREVSTWDAVAWFTGESPLDEPAPEGSARDVLDVFRQHGDLVAAAMYSYALASERRRAASTTLDRTRRAALLQRAEGYEEHAFEDCQELRAFRGRMRHRDLAPPALPDELAFVDQPETPAHVEDSE from the coding sequence ATGACACCTGATCAATGGTCGACAGCGTTCACCGGTCGGATCGCCCAGCGCTTGCGGGACTCGCGCAAGGCCGCCGGCCTCACCATGGCCGAAGTCGCCCAGGGCTGTGCCGACCGCGGCTTGCCGGAGTTCACCGAGCACTCGGTGAAGAATCTGGAGTCCGGGCGCAAGACGAGCATCACCGTGGCGGATTTCGTCGTACTGGCCGACGTCCTGGGCGTCCCGCCTGTGACTCTCCTCTTCCCGCTCGGGTCTTCGGCCACGGTCGAGGTCCTCCCTGGCCGGGAAGTGTCCACCTGGGACGCGGTCGCGTGGTTCACCGGCGAATCGCCCTTGGACGAGCCCGCCCCCGAAGGCTCCGCACGGGACGTCCTCGACGTCTTCCGCCAGCACGGTGACCTGGTGGCTGCCGCGATGTACTCCTATGCCCTGGCCAGTGAGAGGCGACGGGCAGCCAGTACCACCCTGGACCGGACCCGACGAGCCGCCCTCCTACAGCGCGCCGAGGGCTACGAGGAGCACGCGTTCGAGGACTGCCAGGAACTGCGTGCGTTCCGTGGCCGGATGCGCCACCGCGATCTGGCACCCCCGGCCCTACCCGACGAACTGGCCTTCGTCGACCAGCCCGAAACACCGGCACACGTGGAGGACAGCGAGTGA
- a CDS encoding MazG-like family protein, with amino-acid sequence MEIGSAQKLAWENKTLKGFNTTDVAMEFGLLTAEVGEAFTSWRKGLPDLGEELADVFLYLTALAEMNGVDLDSEVARKIEKNTRRTYERNKHGAQIRTSDT; translated from the coding sequence TTGGAGATCGGGTCCGCCCAGAAACTCGCCTGGGAGAACAAGACCCTCAAGGGGTTCAACACCACCGACGTGGCCATGGAGTTCGGCCTCCTCACCGCCGAGGTAGGCGAAGCCTTCACCTCCTGGCGCAAGGGCCTGCCCGACCTCGGAGAGGAACTGGCCGACGTCTTCCTCTACCTGACGGCCCTGGCCGAGATGAACGGCGTGGACCTCGACTCCGAAGTCGCCCGGAAGATCGAAAAGAACACGCGACGTACGTACGAGCGAAACAAGCACGGAGCGCAGATCCGGACAAGCGACACGTAG
- a CDS encoding SDR family NAD(P)-dependent oxidoreductase yields the protein MTDTEHDREQRGTAGRFAGRRFVVTGGSRGLGEHVVRLLLSQGAQVATCARKPEPLETLHNSLDTPADLFVRTLDVSVPELLDRFVEDAVSALGGLDGVVACAGGAQGRGITEASAEDWAATWRMNVGHVAQLVSTSSPHLRETGGGSIVVVASVSGWKPGPQAQYGSAKAAQIHMVSSLARELAPDGIRVNAVSPGSMLIPGKRWDRMRREDPSAFDRFRSEFPGGELVRPEEVADVIAFLLSDQSRGVTGINLPVDKGQNAPTPEGY from the coding sequence ATGACGGACACAGAGCATGACCGCGAGCAGCGAGGGACGGCAGGGCGGTTCGCGGGTCGTCGCTTTGTGGTGACGGGAGGCTCCAGAGGGCTGGGCGAGCACGTGGTGCGCCTGCTCCTGTCCCAAGGAGCGCAGGTGGCGACGTGCGCCCGGAAGCCCGAGCCCCTGGAAACGCTCCACAACTCGCTGGACACGCCGGCTGATCTGTTCGTCAGGACTCTGGACGTATCCGTACCGGAACTGCTGGACCGGTTTGTGGAGGACGCCGTTTCAGCGCTGGGCGGGCTGGACGGTGTCGTTGCGTGTGCGGGCGGTGCGCAGGGGCGGGGAATCACCGAAGCGTCCGCCGAGGACTGGGCGGCGACTTGGAGGATGAACGTGGGCCACGTCGCCCAGCTGGTGTCGACGAGTTCCCCACACCTGCGGGAAACAGGTGGCGGATCAATCGTCGTGGTGGCTTCGGTCTCCGGATGGAAACCAGGGCCGCAGGCTCAGTACGGTTCGGCGAAGGCGGCCCAGATCCATATGGTGTCGTCCCTGGCCAGGGAGCTGGCCCCGGACGGCATCCGGGTGAACGCGGTCTCTCCGGGATCGATGCTCATCCCGGGCAAGCGGTGGGACCGGATGCGCCGCGAGGACCCGTCGGCCTTCGACCGGTTCCGCTCGGAGTTCCCAGGGGGCGAGCTGGTGCGGCCGGAGGAGGTGGCGGACGTGATCGCCTTCCTGCTCTCGGACCAGTCGCGAGGGGTGACCGGGATCAACCTGCCCGTCGACAAGGGCCAGAACGCGCCGACGCCGGAAGGGTACTGA
- a CDS encoding alpha/beta hydrolase produces MDSRHPFRISAAALVAAGLLISGCSSGGSPSDSGADASAPGAGSASGSASVDEAALKKYYEQKVTWRACGVPDFQCATMKAPLDYAEPDGKQIDLAVSRKKATGPGKRLGSLLVNPGGPGGSAIGYLQGYAGIGYPAQIRAQYDMAAMDPRGVARSEPIECLTGKEMDAYTQVDQTPDDQAEITLLTDAFKKFAQGCEKRSGAVLPHVSTVEAARDMDLFRAVLGDRKLSYVGASYGTFLGATYAELFPQRTGRLVLDGAMDPSLPARELNRDQTAGFETAFQSFARDCVKRSDCPFDTTSPAEVSTRLKAFFADLDTKPVPTGETRQLGESLATTGVIAAMYDESAWPQLRDALTGSLDGDGAALLALADSYYERDSDGSYQNLMFANSAVNCLDLPPAFDSPEQVTKALPSFEKASPVFGEVLAWASLNCAYWPAKATGAPHRIEARGAAPIVVVGTTRDPATPYKWAQSLAGQLSSGTLLTYDGDGHTAYGRGSDCIDTAINTYLLEGTPPTADKKCS; encoded by the coding sequence ATGGACTCCAGGCACCCGTTCCGTATCTCCGCTGCCGCGCTGGTGGCGGCCGGTCTGCTGATCTCCGGATGCAGCTCCGGCGGCTCACCGTCCGACTCGGGCGCGGATGCCTCGGCTCCGGGCGCGGGGTCGGCGTCGGGTTCGGCGTCCGTCGACGAGGCGGCGCTGAAGAAGTACTACGAGCAGAAGGTCACCTGGCGGGCGTGCGGGGTCCCCGACTTCCAGTGCGCCACGATGAAGGCCCCGCTGGACTACGCGGAGCCGGACGGGAAGCAGATCGACCTGGCCGTGTCCCGTAAGAAGGCCACCGGCCCCGGCAAGCGGCTCGGCTCGCTCCTCGTCAACCCGGGCGGCCCCGGCGGCTCCGCCATCGGCTATCTCCAGGGGTACGCGGGCATCGGCTATCCGGCGCAGATCCGCGCCCAGTACGACATGGCGGCCATGGACCCGCGCGGTGTCGCCCGCAGCGAGCCGATCGAGTGCCTCACGGGCAAGGAGATGGACGCGTACACCCAGGTCGACCAGACACCGGACGACCAGGCCGAGATCACGCTGCTCACCGACGCCTTCAAGAAGTTCGCCCAGGGCTGCGAGAAGCGGTCCGGCGCGGTCCTGCCGCATGTCTCCACGGTCGAGGCGGCCCGGGACATGGACCTCTTCCGCGCGGTGCTGGGCGACCGGAAGCTGTCGTACGTGGGGGCCTCGTACGGCACCTTCCTCGGCGCGACCTACGCGGAGCTGTTCCCCCAGCGCACCGGCCGGCTCGTCCTCGACGGCGCGATGGACCCGTCCCTGCCGGCCCGCGAGCTGAACCGCGACCAGACCGCCGGCTTCGAGACGGCCTTCCAGTCCTTCGCCCGGGACTGCGTCAAGCGGTCCGACTGCCCCTTCGACACGACCTCGCCCGCCGAGGTCTCGACCCGGCTGAAGGCGTTCTTCGCGGACCTGGACACCAAGCCCGTCCCGACCGGCGAGACCCGTCAGCTCGGCGAGTCCCTCGCCACCACCGGTGTGATCGCCGCGATGTACGACGAGTCCGCCTGGCCCCAGCTCCGCGACGCCCTTACGGGCTCCCTGGACGGCGACGGCGCGGCCCTGCTCGCGCTCGCCGACTCGTACTACGAACGCGACAGCGACGGCTCGTACCAGAACCTGATGTTCGCCAACTCCGCCGTGAACTGTCTCGACCTGCCGCCCGCCTTCGACAGCCCCGAGCAGGTCACCAAGGCGCTCCCCTCCTTCGAGAAGGCGTCCCCGGTCTTCGGCGAGGTCCTGGCCTGGGCCTCCCTGAACTGCGCCTACTGGCCCGCCAAGGCCACCGGCGCCCCCCACCGCATCGAGGCCAGGGGCGCGGCCCCGATCGTCGTGGTCGGCACCACCCGCGACCCGGCCACCCCGTACAAGTGGGCCCAGTCCCTGGCCGGCCAGCTCTCCTCCGGCACCCTCCTCACCTACGACGGCGACGGCCACACCGCCTACGGCCGGGGCAGCGACTGCATCGACACGGCGATCAACACGTACCTCCTGGAGGGCACACCCCCCACCGCCGACAAGAAGTGCTCCTGA
- a CDS encoding nucleoside 2-deoxyribosyltransferase, giving the protein MSVYVAHRLFAAHDRALAADLAERLAAKVGPGRVFLPFCDTDEEDLIADVKGRRLFELDRERLGRLDAMVAILHGPSLDDGVCMEMGYAAASGVPVIVLTTDFQTYSLTEAGPRLEFPDPLVQAVATRIVRVTKLGPPTLPSTPPQSRFSGFQTRNVAQMNTALDATVDALLDLPEQTPRPLRSTADPGTPVYVEASPYAAWGRDHLVKACTDAGHTIVLPQRFTAPDPVAGALADLTAVCSAARLLADVSGPETPPGTALLIGAAAASGVRIAAFQPRPTFTHAQGREPNWRNLMVQYATDAHLANGDAVRSWLAA; this is encoded by the coding sequence GTGTCCGTCTACGTAGCCCACCGGCTCTTCGCCGCGCACGACCGTGCTCTCGCCGCCGACCTCGCCGAGCGACTCGCCGCGAAAGTCGGTCCCGGCCGAGTCTTCCTGCCGTTCTGCGACACCGACGAAGAGGACCTGATAGCCGACGTCAAAGGGCGCCGCCTGTTCGAGCTGGACCGCGAACGCCTCGGCCGCCTCGACGCCATGGTCGCCATCCTGCACGGCCCGAGCCTCGACGACGGGGTCTGTATGGAGATGGGATACGCCGCTGCTTCGGGCGTCCCGGTCATCGTGCTCACGACCGACTTCCAGACCTACTCGCTGACCGAGGCCGGCCCACGCCTCGAATTCCCCGACCCCCTCGTCCAGGCCGTGGCCACACGCATCGTGCGCGTCACCAAGCTCGGACCGCCAACCCTGCCGTCGACTCCGCCCCAGTCCCGCTTCTCGGGCTTCCAGACGCGCAACGTGGCCCAGATGAACACGGCACTCGACGCGACCGTCGACGCACTGCTCGACCTCCCGGAACAGACCCCCCGCCCTCTGCGCTCGACTGCGGATCCCGGCACACCGGTGTACGTCGAGGCGTCGCCGTACGCGGCATGGGGACGTGATCACCTGGTCAAAGCCTGTACGGATGCCGGCCACACCATCGTGCTGCCCCAGCGCTTCACGGCGCCGGACCCGGTAGCAGGGGCCCTGGCCGACCTGACCGCGGTGTGCTCGGCCGCCCGACTGCTGGCCGACGTCTCCGGCCCGGAGACACCACCGGGAACCGCCCTGCTCATCGGCGCGGCCGCGGCCAGCGGCGTACGGATCGCGGCCTTCCAGCCGCGCCCGACGTTCACCCACGCCCAAGGCCGCGAGCCCAACTGGCGCAACCTCATGGTCCAGTACGCCACCGACGCTCACCTTGCCAACGGCGACGCCGTACGGTCCTGGCTGGCCGCATGA
- a CDS encoding site-specific integrase, whose amino-acid sequence MKNGNLIRRCRCTDPKTKKEYGASCPKLKSSRRHGTWTAVQELEPNQNGDRRRFRRGGFETSTKAQEELDKVRALMAIPEEDDAWGKTQISDLLENCVKDKDPVPDYDETRRRFKTGQSLNSKVTVAEWLDTWLAGRKRLRRGGAARYECDIRVHLKPHLGHLRLDKLRVHHIDSMFDAINERNIEIQEQNAQRRVVRNDLKATPNKGAENRARRPWLRAQLDAMPAFRRITGLNTQPHIRDTLRAALNVAIAQQVMPAFNPAAHVELLPGTKPKALVWSDERIARWQETGEKPSPVMVWTPDQTATFLDFVEQDRLYVLWRLIAFRGTRRGEGCGVRWEDHSAKARSLAIATQLVQDGWEVHEGAPKTDSGIRLIALDEETNQDLLAHKARQQREREAWGEGWQDTGRIFTQEDGSLLHPGKVSDLFERLVEAAGLPPIRLHDLRHVAATLMLAAGVDIKVVSETLGHSDTRITRDIYQSVLDDLARDAAEKVVQLVPHARRPLAAVKDGEPTPSPRRPRMTPPRKSNEAKEERSA is encoded by the coding sequence GTGAAGAACGGCAACCTCATACGTCGGTGCCGCTGCACCGACCCGAAGACCAAGAAGGAGTACGGCGCTTCCTGCCCCAAGCTCAAGTCCTCCCGCCGACACGGCACCTGGACCGCCGTCCAGGAACTCGAACCCAACCAGAACGGCGACCGCAGGCGGTTCCGTCGCGGCGGATTCGAGACCTCCACCAAGGCCCAGGAGGAGTTGGACAAGGTCCGTGCCCTCATGGCCATTCCCGAGGAGGATGACGCCTGGGGCAAGACCCAGATCAGCGACCTCCTGGAGAACTGCGTCAAGGACAAGGACCCGGTCCCGGACTACGACGAGACCCGCCGCCGCTTCAAGACAGGCCAGTCCCTGAACTCCAAGGTCACCGTGGCGGAGTGGCTAGACACCTGGCTGGCGGGACGCAAGCGTCTGCGGCGCGGCGGGGCGGCCCGCTACGAGTGCGATATCCGCGTCCACCTGAAGCCGCATCTCGGCCACCTGCGCCTCGACAAGCTCCGCGTGCACCACATCGACTCGATGTTCGACGCGATCAACGAGCGCAACATCGAGATCCAGGAACAGAACGCCCAGCGGCGCGTGGTACGCAACGACCTCAAGGCCACCCCGAACAAGGGTGCCGAGAACCGCGCCCGACGCCCTTGGCTGCGGGCCCAGCTCGACGCTATGCCGGCCTTCCGACGGATTACCGGTCTCAACACCCAGCCGCACATCCGGGACACCCTGCGCGCCGCGCTGAACGTCGCCATCGCCCAGCAGGTGATGCCCGCCTTCAACCCTGCGGCGCACGTCGAGTTGCTGCCGGGCACCAAGCCGAAGGCGCTCGTCTGGAGCGACGAGCGCATCGCGCGCTGGCAGGAGACCGGCGAGAAGCCTTCACCGGTCATGGTCTGGACCCCCGACCAGACCGCGACGTTCCTCGACTTCGTCGAGCAGGACCGGCTCTACGTGCTCTGGCGGCTCATCGCCTTCCGGGGCACACGACGCGGCGAGGGCTGCGGCGTCCGGTGGGAAGACCACTCGGCCAAGGCTCGCTCGCTCGCCATCGCCACCCAGCTCGTCCAAGACGGCTGGGAGGTCCACGAGGGCGCCCCCAAGACCGACAGCGGCATCCGCCTGATCGCCCTCGACGAGGAGACCAACCAGGACCTTCTCGCCCACAAGGCCCGCCAGCAGCGGGAGCGGGAGGCATGGGGCGAGGGCTGGCAGGACACCGGCCGGATCTTCACCCAGGAGGATGGATCCCTTCTCCACCCTGGCAAGGTCAGCGACCTTTTCGAGCGTCTGGTGGAAGCCGCTGGTCTTCCGCCAATCCGGCTCCACGATCTTCGCCACGTCGCAGCGACGCTGATGCTCGCTGCCGGGGTCGACATCAAGGTGGTCTCCGAAACGCTCGGCCACTCGGACACGCGGATCACCCGGGACATCTACCAGTCGGTCCTTGACGACCTCGCTCGCGACGCCGCCGAGAAGGTCGTTCAGCTCGTGCCGCACGCCCGGAGGCCCCTGGCAGCGGTGAAGGACGGGGAGCCGACACCCTCTCCGCGCCGGCCGAGGATGACGCCTCCACGCAAGAGCAACGAGGCCAAGGAAGAACGCTCCGCCTGA
- a CDS encoding maleate cis-trans isomerase family protein, whose amino-acid sequence MAGLDAAAARTVRVGLLLPWANVAVETELARLGLRRTVFHHARLVPESRTTAIDASFWHGLRAASAQALDSLSHVPLDAVILACTSAGFTGGPPLPGGVFTAFDALLRALVEAAVTRVALVTPYPAPVAEAEAAALAEAGIKVLAHASLGLTDGYPDVTPDQILALVGQLPENAVSSAEAVILSCTGWHTLPVITELEYRIGKPVFSSNLAMALLAARVCAGVGS is encoded by the coding sequence TTGGCGGGCCTGGACGCGGCAGCGGCCCGTACCGTCCGCGTGGGGCTGCTGCTGCCCTGGGCCAACGTGGCCGTGGAGACCGAGTTGGCCCGCCTCGGCCTGCGCCGTACGGTCTTCCACCACGCGCGGCTCGTACCCGAGTCCAGGACGACGGCAATCGACGCCTCGTTCTGGCACGGGCTGCGTGCGGCATCGGCGCAGGCGCTGGACTCGTTGTCCCACGTTCCGCTCGACGCGGTGATACTGGCGTGCACGTCAGCGGGCTTCACCGGCGGTCCGCCGCTGCCGGGCGGCGTGTTCACCGCCTTCGACGCCCTTCTGCGGGCTCTCGTCGAGGCAGCCGTGACGCGCGTGGCGCTGGTTACGCCCTATCCCGCCCCGGTGGCCGAAGCGGAAGCCGCAGCGCTCGCCGAGGCCGGCATCAAGGTGCTGGCTCATGCGAGCCTGGGCCTGACCGACGGCTATCCCGACGTCACCCCGGATCAAATCCTTGCTCTGGTGGGGCAACTGCCGGAGAACGCGGTCAGCTCCGCCGAGGCGGTGATCCTTTCGTGCACCGGGTGGCACACCCTGCCGGTAATCACCGAGCTGGAGTACCGGATCGGGAAGCCCGTGTTCTCCTCCAATCTCGCCATGGCACTTCTCGCGGCCCGCGTCTGTGCTGGAGTCGGTTCATGA
- a CDS encoding radical SAM protein: MQTVVILDCFTVEPSGLGVPPYLSTYVRNAWSALRRARPEADVRYVTIDDVRWCLVGGKPTVEPPLSDRLTYSTTVNRDTAIQLLRDAEIVVVIAGNAVPSVHLHAVNGSFEEIARALACTRGRRYLLGPLSTYALASPVEYAGLFDAVHTHTVTSGDLLLGSRRPADYEQTRRERDSFTGLVEQMPWRPIAELELYRGCTRRKFCDFCNEPAKSPLVAFREVEDVVTEAAQLYAAGIRNFRLGQQTCFFSYRNRDEDAIRALLGGIRERCPELEVLHIDNADPLAVAAPVGLRIAKLVAGYCTEGNCAPMGIESFDPVVIERNTLTCTPEILTRAVEHVNEAGAARGPGGLPMLLPGLNLIYGLPGETHGTHVANLRGLAGILDAGLLCHRTNVRLARAFPGTPLAALGEREPLPSAEHFPSWKADIDFTWDQPMKERVYPTGLRVPGLHSYFIGQGGTWWRRLGSYSIQIVERDAAVPRGTTGDLVVTGHAPRMIYGERVASAS, translated from the coding sequence ATGCAGACTGTAGTGATCTTGGACTGCTTCACCGTCGAGCCGAGCGGACTCGGCGTTCCGCCCTACCTGTCGACCTACGTCAGGAACGCCTGGTCAGCGCTGCGACGAGCGCGGCCGGAGGCGGACGTCCGGTACGTGACCATCGACGACGTCCGCTGGTGCCTGGTCGGCGGCAAGCCCACCGTCGAACCGCCTCTGAGTGACCGGCTCACCTACTCGACCACCGTCAACCGTGACACAGCCATTCAGCTCCTGCGGGACGCCGAGATCGTGGTCGTCATCGCCGGGAACGCGGTCCCGTCCGTCCATCTACACGCCGTGAACGGGTCGTTCGAGGAGATCGCTCGCGCGCTCGCCTGCACGCGAGGTCGCCGGTACCTGCTCGGACCGTTGTCCACGTACGCCCTGGCCTCCCCCGTGGAGTACGCCGGGTTGTTCGACGCCGTCCACACCCACACAGTGACGTCCGGCGACCTTCTGCTCGGCAGTCGGCGGCCGGCCGACTACGAGCAGACGCGACGTGAGCGCGACTCGTTCACCGGCCTCGTCGAGCAGATGCCCTGGCGGCCGATCGCCGAACTGGAGCTGTACCGCGGCTGCACCCGCCGGAAGTTCTGCGACTTCTGCAACGAGCCGGCGAAGTCACCCCTCGTCGCCTTCCGCGAGGTCGAGGATGTCGTCACCGAGGCTGCCCAGCTCTACGCGGCCGGCATCCGGAACTTCCGGCTCGGCCAGCAGACCTGCTTCTTCTCCTACCGCAACCGGGACGAGGACGCGATCCGCGCCCTGCTCGGCGGCATCCGCGAGCGCTGCCCCGAGTTGGAGGTGCTGCACATCGACAACGCGGATCCCCTCGCCGTGGCCGCACCCGTCGGTCTGCGCATCGCGAAGCTGGTGGCGGGCTACTGCACCGAGGGCAACTGCGCGCCGATGGGTATCGAGAGCTTCGATCCGGTGGTCATCGAGCGCAACACGCTCACCTGCACGCCCGAGATCCTGACGCGTGCCGTCGAGCACGTGAACGAGGCGGGTGCCGCCCGTGGTCCGGGTGGTCTGCCGATGCTCCTCCCGGGCCTGAACCTGATCTACGGTCTGCCGGGCGAGACGCACGGCACCCACGTGGCGAACCTCCGGGGGCTGGCCGGGATTCTCGATGCCGGCCTGTTGTGTCACCGCACGAACGTGCGCCTGGCGAGGGCCTTCCCCGGTACCCCGCTCGCCGCGCTCGGTGAGCGGGAGCCGCTGCCGTCGGCTGAGCACTTCCCGTCGTGGAAGGCGGACATCGACTTCACCTGGGACCAGCCGATGAAGGAGCGGGTCTACCCGACCGGTCTGCGCGTGCCGGGCCTCCACTCCTACTTCATCGGCCAGGGCGGCACCTGGTGGCGGCGGCTGGGCTCATACTCCATCCAGATCGTCGAGCGTGACGCGGCGGTGCCGCGCGGTACTACCGGGGACCTGGTGGTCACCGGTCATGCGCCGCGCATGATCTACGGAGAACGTGTTGCATCCGCTTCCTGA